The following proteins come from a genomic window of Kitasatospora sp. NBC_01246:
- a CDS encoding molybdopterin-containing oxidoreductase family protein, translated as MTTHSPADRHRRPLPVVQVLAEDGRHRTICRMCHGGCGAVVTVDQGRLTAIEGDPDNPNNHGFLCAKGRASLEHLNHPDRLTTPLLRTGPRGSGEFRPIGWDEALERTAVALDRARIEHGPEAVVLAQGTDRNYQEWLFRFANSFGTPNVLGPAHVCFYPRVMAGILTAGGFTFCDYEGRPDLVLVWGSNKALTHGDGVIGTRLLASVRDGSRMIVIDPRRTSLAARAEQFLQVRPGGDAALALAMIHTVIEADAYDHAFVEKYTVGFEDLAAHVADWTPESVAERTGVPADLIRSAALAYAAAPSAAIELGTGPQQHRDSFHTCRAVLLLSAICGNLDRPGGDVLWDPPGIDGRRSFPRAELLAPEQAAKRLGGDRHRILAMSGWAHPGSVWDAVLAPDAPHPVTTMLVHGSNLLLNYADSDRVRRALERLDFLAVADLRLTPTAAMADVVLPVGGWLERDQIVEHAHYVAARRAFAKVGDTRSDEWILTELAHRLGLSADFWPDAADSLDTRLEPIGMDWRQLAELHYRATPLEYHKYRSRGFGTRSGKVGLRCDALRAFGYPPLPTPGPPVGGPEDGPYLLTSAHSAFYFNSEFRDLPSLRSKEPEPRLEMHPEAAAREGIADGEWAELATRTGRIRLRVLLTDRIAPEVVMAPAAWWYPERGADGGWREANVNLLTTNEDENAEMGSSTFRGLRCTVTRAADQSPAPGGPAAAAAGPRAPGR; from the coding sequence ATGACCACGCACAGTCCCGCCGACCGGCACCGCCGGCCGCTCCCGGTCGTCCAGGTGCTCGCCGAGGACGGCCGGCACCGGACGATCTGCCGGATGTGCCACGGCGGCTGCGGCGCCGTCGTGACCGTCGACCAGGGGCGGCTGACCGCCATCGAGGGCGACCCGGACAACCCGAACAACCACGGGTTCCTCTGCGCCAAGGGCCGCGCCTCGCTGGAGCACCTCAACCACCCCGACCGGCTGACCACGCCGCTGCTGCGCACCGGGCCGCGCGGCAGCGGCGAGTTCCGGCCGATCGGCTGGGACGAGGCGCTGGAGCGGACGGCCGTCGCGCTCGACCGGGCCCGGATCGAGCACGGCCCGGAGGCGGTGGTGCTGGCCCAGGGCACCGACCGCAACTACCAGGAGTGGCTCTTCCGGTTCGCCAACAGCTTCGGCACGCCCAATGTGCTCGGCCCGGCGCACGTCTGCTTCTACCCGAGGGTGATGGCCGGCATCCTCACCGCGGGCGGCTTCACCTTCTGCGACTACGAGGGCCGGCCCGACCTGGTCCTGGTCTGGGGCTCCAACAAGGCGCTCACCCACGGCGACGGGGTGATCGGCACCCGGCTGCTCGCCTCCGTCCGGGACGGCTCCCGGATGATCGTGATCGACCCCCGGCGGACCTCGCTGGCCGCCCGCGCCGAGCAGTTCCTCCAGGTCCGCCCGGGCGGGGACGCGGCGCTGGCGCTCGCGATGATCCACACCGTGATCGAGGCGGACGCCTACGACCACGCCTTCGTCGAGAAGTACACCGTCGGCTTCGAGGACCTCGCCGCCCACGTCGCCGACTGGACGCCGGAGTCGGTCGCCGAGCGGACCGGCGTGCCGGCCGACCTGATCAGATCGGCCGCCCTCGCCTACGCGGCCGCGCCGAGCGCCGCGATCGAACTCGGCACCGGGCCCCAGCAGCACCGCGACTCCTTCCACACCTGCCGGGCGGTCCTGCTGCTCTCGGCGATCTGCGGCAACCTGGACCGGCCCGGCGGCGACGTCCTGTGGGACCCGCCCGGCATCGACGGCCGCCGGTCCTTCCCGCGCGCCGAGCTGCTGGCGCCCGAGCAGGCCGCCAAGCGCCTCGGCGGCGACCGGCACCGCATCCTGGCGATGTCCGGCTGGGCCCACCCCGGCTCCGTCTGGGACGCCGTGCTCGCACCCGACGCCCCGCACCCGGTGACCACCATGCTGGTGCACGGCAGCAACCTGCTGCTCAACTACGCCGACTCGGACCGCGTCCGGCGGGCCCTGGAGCGGCTGGACTTCCTCGCCGTCGCCGACCTGCGGCTCACCCCGACCGCCGCCATGGCCGACGTCGTGCTCCCGGTCGGCGGCTGGCTGGAGCGGGACCAGATCGTCGAGCACGCCCACTACGTCGCGGCCCGCCGGGCCTTCGCCAAGGTCGGCGACACCCGCTCCGACGAGTGGATCCTCACCGAACTGGCCCACCGGCTGGGCCTGTCCGCCGACTTCTGGCCGGACGCCGCGGACTCCCTGGACACCCGGCTGGAGCCGATCGGCATGGACTGGCGGCAGCTGGCCGAACTCCACTACCGGGCGACCCCCCTGGAGTACCACAAGTACCGCAGCCGCGGCTTCGGCACCCGCAGCGGCAAGGTCGGGCTGCGCTGCGACGCCCTGCGCGCCTTCGGCTACCCGCCGCTGCCCACCCCCGGCCCGCCGGTCGGCGGCCCGGAGGACGGCCCCTACCTGCTCACCTCGGCGCACTCGGCGTTCTACTTCAACTCCGAGTTCCGCGACCTGCCCTCGCTGCGCTCCAAGGAGCCCGAGCCCCGGCTGGAGATGCACCCCGAGGCCGCCGCCCGCGAGGGCATCGCCGACGGCGAGTGGGCGGAACTCGCCACCCGCACCGGCCGCATCCGGCTGCGTGTCCTGCTCACCGACCGGATCGCCCCCGAGGTGGTGATGGCCCCCGCCGCCTGGTGGTACCCGGAGCGCGGCGCCGACGGCGGCTGGCGGGAGGCCAACGTCAACCTGCTGACCACCAACGAGGACGAGAACGCCGAGATGGGCTCCTCCACCTTCCGCGGCCTGCGCTGCACCGTCACCCGCGCGGCGGACCAGTCCCCGGCCCCGGGCGGACCGGCCGCCGCCGCGGCGGGTCCGCGGGCCCCGGGGCGGTGA
- a CDS encoding helix-turn-helix domain-containing protein, which produces MPTVALPTAGNLLHFELGVAYEIFGNPPREAVDGWYDVVLCGPGPVRVGPFVVEPDHGLDRLVDADTVIVPAWADLDEPPPPELVEAVRAAHRAGARVASLCTGAFVLGAAGLLDGRRATTHWAHTAELSARHPLAVVDPDVLYTDNGSVLTSAGKAAAVDLCLHLIHLDHGAAIANSVARRLVMPPHRTGGQAQFVATPVQATGDHPLTQVLAWAQQRLDRPLTVTDLARRANTSPRNLGRQFRSVLGQTPLQWLLNQRVRRAQELLEATDESVEAVAVATGMGTATTLRRQFKRIVGVPPNSYREAFRSARAG; this is translated from the coding sequence ATGCCCACTGTCGCGCTGCCGACCGCCGGAAACCTGCTGCACTTCGAACTGGGGGTGGCCTACGAGATCTTCGGCAATCCTCCGCGCGAGGCCGTGGACGGCTGGTACGACGTGGTGCTCTGCGGGCCCGGGCCGGTACGGGTCGGCCCGTTCGTCGTCGAGCCGGACCACGGGCTGGACCGCCTGGTGGACGCCGACACGGTGATCGTGCCCGCCTGGGCCGACCTCGACGAGCCGCCGCCCCCGGAGCTGGTCGAGGCGGTGCGCGCCGCGCACCGGGCCGGCGCCCGGGTGGCCTCGCTCTGCACCGGCGCGTTCGTGCTCGGCGCGGCGGGCCTGCTGGACGGCCGGCGGGCCACCACCCACTGGGCCCACACCGCGGAGCTGAGCGCCCGCCACCCGCTGGCCGTGGTCGACCCGGACGTGCTCTACACGGACAACGGCAGCGTGCTCACCTCCGCGGGCAAGGCGGCGGCCGTGGACCTCTGCCTGCACCTGATCCACCTCGACCACGGTGCCGCGATCGCCAACTCGGTCGCCCGTCGCCTGGTCATGCCGCCGCACCGCACGGGCGGCCAGGCCCAGTTCGTGGCCACACCGGTGCAGGCGACGGGCGACCACCCGCTGACCCAGGTGCTCGCCTGGGCGCAGCAGCGGCTGGACCGGCCGCTGACCGTGACCGACCTGGCGCGGCGGGCGAACACCAGCCCGCGCAACCTCGGCCGGCAGTTCCGGTCGGTGCTCGGGCAGACACCGCTCCAGTGGCTGCTGAACCAGCGGGTCCGCCGGGCCCAGGAGTTGCTGGAGGCCACCGACGAGAGCGTCGAGGCGGTGGCCGTCGCCACCGGGATGGGGACGGCCACCACGCTGCGGCGCCAGTTCAAGCGGATCGTCGGCGTCCCGCCCAACAGCTACCGGGAGGCGTTCCGCAGTGCGAGGGCCGGCTGA